The Methylomicrobium agile genome has a segment encoding these proteins:
- a CDS encoding CopD family protein, whose translation MNDYILLLHLLAATIWTGGHLVLAITILPRALKEKSPTDLLRFEAGYEKVGVPALAIQVVTGLLLAHNIMPDIAMWFSFDNPLSRLILLKLGLLLATLLFAIDARLRIIPNLTEENLMPLAYHIIPVTVISVLFVIVGVSFRTSGLL comes from the coding sequence ATGAACGATTACATACTCCTCCTGCACCTCCTGGCAGCCACAATCTGGACCGGCGGACATCTGGTTCTGGCCATTACGATTCTTCCCAGAGCACTGAAGGAGAAATCGCCCACGGATTTATTACGCTTCGAAGCCGGTTACGAAAAGGTGGGAGTCCCGGCGCTCGCGATTCAGGTAGTCACCGGATTACTGTTGGCCCATAATATCATGCCGGACATTGCCATGTGGTTCAGCTTCGACAACCCCCTATCGCGATTGATTTTACTAAAACTCGGTTTACTCTTGGCGACCCTCCTGTTTGCCATAGATGCAAGGCTGAGAATCATCCCGAATCTGACTGAGGAGAACCTGATGCCTCTGGCGTATCACATTATTCCCGTGACGGTGATTTCCGTTCTTTTTGTCATCGTGGGAGTGTCATTTAGAACCAGCGGGCTACTTTAA